One part of the Aspergillus luchuensis IFO 4308 DNA, chromosome 5, nearly complete sequence genome encodes these proteins:
- a CDS encoding uncharacterized protein (COG:S;~EggNog:ENOG410PNSY) has protein sequence MMSKRTIFLMGAPTLRTLQWNEEELLNAPISPFHSLDTQDVGHWPFPDGQPVKWRLLQDLRNPGFLPEIYRWEPGRDARFLTIRDIAGSDGTSRTKPDDSVLSQFYNHSFTVHETSEISTPGFHSGDSMRSSGLSVGTSYATSSEKDGPTPGFPIQGPLTDLRDIPTAAYLHSIVPQTMTVNLIVAIIAIHPPRRVVTRQWKQELDLVEMVVGDDTRSGFGVTFWLPPMNHAVMAGEGDDEGEALGVSLATLRPRDIVLMRMVGLSSFRERVYGQSLRKGVTKVNLLHRQRVDVTEAGGLYSAKQLRDIQQDPAAKREEDLPLMKVSKVREWIRRFVFDPVGGDGGRGTFTRGLAGKGHSLPPDTQE, from the coding sequence ATGATGTCGAAACGGACTATCTTCCTCATGGGTGCGCCCACGTTGCGGACTCTCCAGTGgaatgaagaggagctgCTGAACGCACCGATATCTCCATTTCATAGTCTGGATACGCAAGACGTAGGCCATTGGCCTTTCCCCGATGGTCAGCCCGTGAAATGGAGACTATTGCAGGATCTGCGCAATCCAGGGTTTCTCCCAGAAATCTACAGGTGGGAGCCCGGTCGAGATGCTCGCTTCCTTACTATACGGGATATTGCAGGCTCTGATGGGACATCGCGGACAAAGCCGGATGATTCAGTACTCTCGCAATTCTACAACCATTCATTTACCGTTCACGAAACCTCGGAGATCTCGACTCCGGGGTTTCACTCCGGCGACTCCATGCGCAGTAGTGGTTTATCGGTCGGAACCTCCTATGCGACAAGCAGCGAGAAGGACGGGCCAACGCCAGGGTTCCCAATCCAAGGGCCCCTCACTGATCTCCGGGATATCCCCACTGCGGCGTATCTGCATTCGATCGTGCCGCAGACGATGACGGTGAATCTGATTGTGGCGATTATCGCCATCCACCCTCCACGGCGGGTGGTAACGCGGCAATGGAAGCAAGAGCTGGATCTGGTTGagatggtggttggggatgatACAAgaagtgggtttggggtTACGTTCTGGCTTCCTCCTATGAATCATGCGGTCATGGCTGGGGAAGGTGACGACGAAGGGGAGGCGCTGGGGGTGTCGCTGGCAACGCTACGTCCACGGGACATTGTTCTGATGCGGATGGTAGGACTGAGCTCCTTCCGGGAACGGGTATACGGGCAGAGTCTGAGGAAAGGGGTCACGAAGGTTAACCTGCTGCACCGCCAGCGGGTCGACGTAACCGAAGCAGGCGGGCTCTACAGTGCGAAGCAACTCCGGGATATTCAACAAGACCCTGCAGCCAAGCGTGAGGAAGATCTGCCGCTGATGAAGGTGAGCAAGGTGCGCGAGTGGATCAGGAGATTTGTGTTCGATCCGGTAGGCGGTGATGGGGGCCGGGGAACTTTTACACGTGGCTTGGCTGGAAAGGGCCATTCACTGCCCCCAGACACGCAGGAGTGA
- the MPG1 gene encoding mannose-1-phosphate guanyltransferase (COG:M;~EggNog:ENOG410PFAH;~InterPro:IPR029044,IPR005835,IPR018357,IPR001451;~PFAM:PF00483,PF12804,PF00132;~go_function: GO:0016740 - transferase activity [Evidence IEA];~go_function: GO:0016779 - nucleotidyltransferase activity [Evidence IEA];~go_process: GO:0009058 - biosynthetic process [Evidence IEA]): MKALILVGGFGTRLRPLTLTLPKPLVEFANRPMILHQVESLAAAGVTDIVLAVNYRPDVMVSTLKKYEEIYNVRIEFSVESEPLGTAGPLKLAEKILGKDDSPFFVLNSDIICDYPFKELAEFHKNHGNEGTIVVTKVDEPSKYGVVVHKPNHPSRIDRFVEKPVEFVGNRINAGIYILNPSVLNRIELRPTSIEQETFPAIVKDGQLHSFDLEGFWMDVGQPKDFLSGTCLYLTSLAKRNSKLLAPNSEPYVYGGNVMVDPSAKIGKNCRIGPNVVIGPNVVVGDGVRLQRCVLMENSKVKDHAWVKSTIVGWNSSVGRWARLENVTVLGDDVTIADEVYVNGGSILPHKSIKQNVDVPAIIM; encoded by the exons ATGAAGG CCCTCATTCTCGTTGGCGGTTTCGGTACCCGTCTGCGTCCTCTG ACCTTGACCCTCCCTAAGCCTTTGGTCGAATTCGCCAACCGGCCCATGATCCTGCACCAGGTTGAGAgcttggctgctgctggtgtcaCAGATATCGTACTGGCCGTCAACTACCGCCCTGATGTTATGGTGTCGACCCTGAAGAAG TACGAAGAAATCTACAATGTCAGAATCGAATTCTCTGTGGAATCCGAACCCCTCGGCACGGCTGGTCCCCTGAagttggcggagaagattCTGGGCAAGGACGACAGCCCGTTTTTCGTCCTGAACTCCGATATTATCTGTGACTACCCCTTCAAGGAGCTGGCCGAGTTCCACAAGAACCACGGCAACGAGGGTACCATTGTGGTCACCAAGGTCGACGAGCCCTCCAAGTACGGTGTCGTCGTCCACAAGCCCAACCACCCCTCGCGCATCGACCGCTTCGTCGAGAAGCCCGTCGAGTTCGTCGGCAACCGTATCAACGCCGGTATCTACATCCTGAACCCCAGCGTGCTGAACCGGATCGAGCTGCGCCCCACCTCCATCGAGCAGGAGACCTTCCCCGCTATCGTCAAGGACGGCCAGCTGCACTCCTTCGACCTGGAGGGCTTCTGGATGGACGTTGGTCAGCCCAAGGATTTCCTGAGCGGTACCTGCCTCTACCTCACTTCCCTTGCTAAGCGCAACTCGAAGCTGCTCGCCCCCAACAGCGAGCCTTACGTGTATGGCGGCAATGTCATGGTCGACCCCTCCGCCAAGATCGGCAAGAACTGCCGCATCGGCCCCAACGTGGTGATTGGACCCAATGTGGTGGTCGGTGACGGTGTGCGTCTGCAGCGCTGTGTCCTGATGGAGAACAGCAAGGTCAAGGATCACGCGTGGGTCAAGTCGACCATTGTTGGATGGAACAGCTCCGTGGGCCGCTGGGCTCGTCTGGAGAACGTTACGGTGCTGGGTGACGATGTCACCATCGCCGACGAAGTCTATGTCAACGGTGGTTCCATCTTGCCCCACAAGAGCATCAAGCAGAACGTTGATG TTCCTGCTATCATCATGTAA
- the ERG27 gene encoding 3-keto-steroid reductase (BUSCO:EOG09262SR7;~COG:I;~EggNog:ENOG410PJ4U;~InterPro:IPR036291,IPR002347;~PFAM:PF00106;~TransMembrane:1 (o285-304i);~go_process: GO:0055114 - oxidation-reduction process [Evidence IEA]): protein MAEPPQHDLDNQFYVLVTGANSGLGLAICARLINTFLTTHPPTTHLTIIFTTRSASKASSTLHHLQTLLPPISSPTTSSRITLHPETVDLSSLPSVRALSTRLTETLPKLDSIVLNAGIGGWTGIDWPRAIWGTLTDLVHNVSWFAHKIAPVGMITPPQTTLPDEPRLGSVFAANVFGHYMLSHGVMGLLRKSTQPGRVIWVSSIEATVNHFNVEDIQGLRSTVPYESSKTLTDVLALTAESDGSRKWVEGFYTSPDKGVDEKGGEREGKEPRMYLSHPGVCGTGILPLALPLFWCMIASFYIARLLGSPWHTLSTYAGACAPTWLAISRQEELDAAEEVYRAHGGGKVKWGSSCDRLGRDKAVSTEVDGWGHGGVVGEAVVMEDRCRRRKRGARDLTAEEKIEFEELGRKCWQGMEELRVQWEEILEREEGAATA from the exons ATGGCCGAACCACCACAGCATGACCTAGACAACCAATTCTACGTGCTAGTAACCGGCGCAAACAG CGGCCTCGGCCTCGCCATCTGCGCACGTCTAATAAACACTTTCCtcacaacccacccacccaccacccacctaACCATAATCTTCACGACCCGAAGCGCCTCAAAAGCCTCCTCAacccttcaccacctccaaaccctcctcccccccatctcctcccccaccacATCCAGCAGAATAACCCTCCACCCGGAAACCGTGgacctctcctccctgccCTCCGTCCGCGCGCTCTCCACCCGCCTCACCGAAACCCTCCCAAAACTCGACTCCATCGTCCTCAACGCCGGCATCGGCGGATGGACAGGAATCGACTGGCCACGCGCAATCTGGGGGACTCTGACCGACCTCGTGCACAACGTCTCATGGTTCGCGCACAAGATCGCGCCCGTGGGGATGATCACCCCGCCTCAAACCACGTTACCGGATGAGCCGCGACTAGGTAGCGTGTTCGCGGCGAACGTATTCGGACACTACATGCTCTCGCATGGCGTCATGGGCCTACTCCGGAAATCCACGCAGCCGGGCCGCGTCATCTGGGTCTCGAGTATCGAGGCCACCGTGAATCATTTTAATGTGGAGGATATCCAGGGATTGAGGTCGACTGTGCCGTATGAGAGTTCCAAGACGCTTACGGATGTTCTTGCCCTCACGGCGGAGTCGGATGGGAGTaggaagtgggtggaggggttTTATACCTCCCCTGATAAaggggtggatgagaagggtgGTGAAAGGGAGGGCAAGGAGCCACGCATGTATCTCTCGCACCCTGGCGTGTGTGGAACGGGGATCCTCCCGTTGGCGTTGCCGCTGTTCTGGTGCATGATCGCGTCGTTTTATATTGCCCGGTTGCTGGGGTCGCCGTGGCATACGCTGTCGACGTATGCGGGGGCGTGTGCGCCGACGTGGTTGGCTATTAGTCggcaggaggagctggatgctgcggaggaggtgtATCGGGCTCATGGTGGCGGGAAGGTGAAATGGGGGTCGTCGTGTGATcggttggggagggataAGGCGGTTTCAACGGAGGTGGATGGTTGGGGTCATGGGGGTGTGGTtggggaggcggtggtgatggaggatcggtgtcggaggaggaagcgTGGAGCGAGGGATttgacggcggaggagaagatcgagtttgaggagttggggaggaagtgttggcaggggatggaggagctgAGGGTACAGTGGGAGGAGAtcttggagagggaggagggtgctgCCACAGCTTAA